TATAGACAAGTTCTCGTCGGTTCTAATGTCTAGCTACAAATTTCTCCTTCAAATAGATCGGTCACTCGATCACTTCCTGATTCAACCAATTGGATCGGTAGGTCTAATCCGGTTTAGttttcaaaacaagtatttaaTACATTTACACAcattttctcttccatctcattttagtttacactcattTTTTCTTCCTAACTCTagactattattatttttctatctCATGAGTCATCATATCGTATCCCTCACTTCACTCTTATATTTATATCTCACTTTGGATGGGAATTGGAATTGAggtttaataatattattttctcaAATAAAAAGATTTATAAAACATTATGTGAGGAGGTGAATAACAAGAAGAAAACAAACCATGTCTCCTAGTGGAAAGAATTTCCACCAATACAAGATTCCCACAAACGCAAGATAGCTTATCACATGGACATAGATCAATACCTCCTTTATATATAAATTGATGAATCGTTCACACTCATGCAACCTCACTAAGAAGATAAACTCTCTATTTTCCTCTTCTAGCGGCTCTTATCAATTTCTCCGACCCATAAGCATACACCAAAGACAAACTCCATTTTTTTTCCATGGCTTTCATAGCATCATCACCTATCATGAACTCCATTTCGTGGCCAACTATGGTTGTTTCTGACATGTCTCATATTGTCAAGGACGGGTTTTCATTTCGAAACAACAATAAGGGCATGCATAAAGGCCAACACCATCTTCAAGGCTTGACCGTTGCAAATGTTGCAAGTCCATCAGTGCCCGTGATTGCTCCACAAAGGGAGGAGCCGTCAGGGACCTCCGATGACGGCCACAGTCAGCACCACCATGTTGCATGGACTAGTATACCCCGAGAGAGATGGGAAGGAGAGTTGGCTGTTCAAGGACAAATACCATTCTGGCTGGTAATTAAGTCATGTCTTAAACTTCatatcacaaaaaaaaattccttagTGATCATTCCCCAACACTAAGTTTTTCaggaaaaaatatattcataACCTTTCTTTTTTCAGTTTTCTTGACGAATAAATTCATTAATCATTTCAACTTGAAACTATGTAATATATGTATTAAAAGATTAAACTAATGATATgcaattaaattttatattttatattatatgtaTGATGTAACTTTTGCTTAAATTTCACCACCATTATTAGTAGGTCGCACAGCTTATATTATATTGTATCCGCCATTGAAACACACAGGCAAATGGAAAAAGAACAGGAAATTTTGTTGTCACCAAGGAAAAGCATCTTCTTCTCTAGGATCAATTACAtccataaattataaaaaagagtttaattttgatgcaccgatggtgtaaagtttttttacaccgtcaaccaatcagatttcaaggatgtgacatgtcaattaaagaaattaaatgaacagagagattttctcacatccttaaaatctgattggttgacggtgtaaaaaaactttacaccgtcggtgcatcaaacttttctcttataaaaataataacaaaagCTGCTAATCTCACACGTAACATAGTTTAGTTGGTAATCGTTCTCGATTAATACCGTGTTAGCCAATGGGAAGCCAACAAACTACAAAAACAAAGTATATATTACTTGTAAGATTAGTTTAAGAGTtgaattttgatgcaccgacggtgtaaagtttttttacaccgtcaaccaatcagattttaaggatgtgacatgtcaattaaagaaattaaatgaaaagagagattttctcacatccttgagaTCTGactggttgacggtgtaaaaaaactttacaccgttggtgcatcaaactttttctcttagtTTAATATCcaattaattaaataagcaTTAACGTATCTTTGAACATTATGTACTTGTATGCGGATTTCATCAGGTATCTCATATCTGTTTGCAGATTTCACCATATCAATCATTTCAAATTCGAAATTAACTAGATTCCCAGAAGGGTATACAAGgaaacaaaataattaattatacatACCCACTATTTTTTCTTATGTTTTCTATGACATGATTTATAAACAACATGTACTATAAGTCTGCATCATCCTCATTCCTCATAATAATAACGTTAATGACCTTATATAATAACTATGAAAGAATATTACATGCAGAAAGGAACGTATATAAGGAATGGCCCGGGCATGTGGCACATAGGGGACTACAACTTCAGGCACCTCTTTGACGGCTACGCCACTCTGGTCAAGCTTAACTTCGAGAATGGCCGGTTAATCGCCGGCCACAGGCAAATCGAGTCTCAAGCCTACGAAGCCGCGAAGAAAAACCAGAAGATATGTTACCGTGAATTCTCTGAGGTGCCTAAAGCAGAAAGCTTCTTAGCCTACGTGGGGGAGCTCGCAAGCTTGTTCTCTGGCGCATCTCTCACTGATAACGCCAACACTGGCGTTGTCAAGCTCGGCGACGGGAGGGTGGTGTGTCTCACGGAGACCCAGAAAGGGTCCATTGTGATAGACCCTGACACACTGGACACGCTTAGGAAATTCGAGTACAGTGACTCTCTAGGGGGTCTAATTCACTCTGCACATCCCATTGTGACAGACAATGAGTTTTTAACGTTGCTTCCAGATCTTGTTAGACCAGGGTATGTCATGAACTAACTATTCTAAAAACTTAAATTATTCTATTGGGTGAAGACACacgaatgattttatattatatttataataggTACCTAGTGGTGAGAATGGAGCCTGGTACTAATGAGAGGAAGGTGATCGGTCGGGTCGACTGTCGCGGCGGGCCATCACCCGGTTGGGTCCATTCTTTCCCTGCTACTGACCACTATGTTATTGTGCCTGAAATGCCTCTTAGATACTGTGCTCAGAATTTACTAAAGGCTGAGCCTACTCCACTGTACAAGTTCCAGTGGCACCCTGAATCCAAAGCTTTTATGCATGTCATGTGCAAGACTAGTGGAAAGATTGTAAGTAATAGTGTTATATATCTCTGATGTGTATGATATGCTAATAGCTTTGCTCTATGTTCCATGTGTTGATTTTCTATATCCATCATATATGTCTTGGggtttaattttttccaagtaaCAATATTTAGACTCTCAAATAGTATAGACACctcatttttttctctcatctctATCATTATCACATCCATCATATATATCATATCCATTACTTGTCTCTTCTATTCCTTTCTCATTTTGGGTGTCAGTCAGCTGTATACACTGTCTGTGCATGTCTACAAatcaattttcttatttttggaaTGTGATTTTGAAGGTGGCAAGTGTGGAAGTGCCTCTGTTCATCACTTTCCATTTCATAAATGCGTacgaagaggaagatgaagatgggaGGGTGACGGCAGTTATTGCTGACTGTTGTGAGCACAATTCAAATACTGACATTCTTGAAAGGCTTAGATTACAGAATCTTCGCTCATTCAATGGCCAAGATGTTCTGCCAGATGCTAAGTACTGATTTGTatcttattttatcttaattggCCTTTCCTGAACTGAAAGGTCATATAAGTGAATGCAAAACTAAAACCATAGTTTAATGTATTGAATATTAATTAACAGGGTTGGTCGGTTCAGAATACCTCTGGATGGGAGTCCAAATGGAACACTGGAACCAGCATTAGACCCAAATGAACATGGGAAAGGCATGGACATGTGCAGCATAAACCCTAACTATTTAGGGAAGAAATACAGATATGCCTATGCTTGTGGAGCAAACCGACCTTGTAACTTTCCCAACACCCTCACCAAGGTTTGTTAATTTATAATTCAGTTCTTTATTTctttgcttatatatatatatatatgtgtgtttgTGTATGCGCGCGCGTGCGTGTCTTTGGTTCCTTAACCGAACGTTCTTAATTTGACATGTAATGTGCAGCTTGATTTAGAGTTGAAAAAGGCTAAGACCTGGTATGATGAAGGTGCTGTGCCATCTGAACCATTCTTTGTGGCTCGACCAGGAGCaacagaggaagatgatggttAGAACTAGCTACTACATTTGAAGCCTGTTCTCTCTAATATTCAGCCCCTTCTTGTTCTCCATTACAATTGACCTGCAATGTCTAACCTAATTTATTTTCTCCCATATTGCAGGCGTGGTAATCTCTATAATCAGTGGGAAAAATGGAGAAGGATATGCTTTGTTGTTAGATGGCTCCACCTTTGAAGAGATTGCTAGAGCTGAGTTCCCTCATGGTATTCCATATGGATTGCATGGATGCTGGGTTCCAAAAAAGTAGAAGTATCACTAAAGACTGTTACTATCATATAGGGAAAAACAATGCAAGCATTACACCTCTATAAATTCTACTAGTTTTCACAGCCTTATTTTTCTTACATTCACCTCACTTCTCATATCTCGttcttctgtttctttcttttccgaCTCATGTTCAATCACATATCTATCATCTCCCTATCATGATCATGTATTCATGTTTATGTGGGTGTAATTGAGATGTATCTTAAATAAGTGTATAACACTCATTGCAGTTCTACTACTGTATGAGGGAAAGCTGATATAGTGATCCATAGGCATGTATGTGTGCATTAGAAAGTAGCATTTGTAAATTATAATTTATGTATTATTATCTGTGAATATATCTCAAATTTGAAGTTCAGATCCATGATAGATAAGTTAGATATTAGCAATTATACAACATTCGAACCAGCTAAAAGAAATCCAAGTATCTAACTTATCCATGATAGATAAGTTAGATATTAGCAATTATACAAACCAACTCTTCTCTAGCAAGAGCCTATCTTGGTTGTTCTCACATAATAAAACGCATCTTCAAAATCACTAAGATGTGTTTGGGTCAACAACTAAATCTCAGCGAGTTTAAGACCATAAACATTTATTGCAATAAACTAATTTGAGaagcttattgaaataagctcaaaataattATAGGCAtgtataagcgcttattcataagctagtCTGAAACAACTTAAGAAAATAAGGCCAAAACAACTTATAAGTAGGTCATAAACTATTTACAATTTTACATAAGCTCTCACAAACACTagcattaatatttatttaatacttatactaaaaaataaactcaaataagtttTTTGCAACGTGACCTTAATTATATATAGCAGCTTCTAGGTTTACATGCAAGCATGAATATTAATCATATGAGTAAAAAAGACTACTAGTTCACCTAGCATCATCATACGTCATTAAAGACCAATCATTTTTTTTAGGAAACATAAAGACCAATCATATTCGAATGTAGACAGAAATTCAAGGAGATAGTTGCTGGCAAATACAACGAAACCGATCAGAAGGAAACAAGATTTACCTTGTCTTATTATTGTTGGAATTTGTCAATTTgttatataaggaaataaataatttaaatatccTCTATTTTGGATAAAAACTTCAAAATGAATTCACTTACCAGAAACATGCTTCTAGCTACCCTCgcaagaaaaaacaaaatcagaTTATTAGACCGAGCATGTGCTTAGACTAGAAATACAATCTTCTCACCAGAGGAATCcccaaaaaatttaaaaccaaATTTTCATTTTGCAAATAGACCAGGTACATAATGTCATATGAACTCCCTGTAGCGAAGAATAACGTTGAGCTGTCTACTGGAAGCTtttgaagataaaaaaaatgactATTTCTGGTCTGTATAAACAGCATCAACGTCATCAAGTTCAAGTAAATTGCTCATAAGTTCCTTGTTCAAGTCCATAGCCTCATCGTCTACCTGCAAAATCAACAGCAACACTCAAGTTATATCCAAGCAATCTCCTTTTTATATAGAAAAATAGCCAAAGGAGAATGCAGAATAAATACTATAATGATCAATCATCGAT
This is a stretch of genomic DNA from Lotus japonicus ecotype B-129 chromosome 1, LjGifu_v1.2. It encodes these proteins:
- the LOC130727599 gene encoding carotenoid cleavage dioxygenase 8 homolog B, chloroplastic, whose protein sequence is MAFIASSPIMNSISWPTMVVSDMSHIVKDGFSFRNNNKGMHKGQHHLQGLTVANVASPSVPVIAPQREEPSGTSDDGHSQHHHVAWTSIPRERWEGELAVQGQIPFWLKGTYIRNGPGMWHIGDYNFRHLFDGYATLVKLNFENGRLIAGHRQIESQAYEAAKKNQKICYREFSEVPKAESFLAYVGELASLFSGASLTDNANTGVVKLGDGRVVCLTETQKGSIVIDPDTLDTLRKFEYSDSLGGLIHSAHPIVTDNEFLTLLPDLVRPGYLVVRMEPGTNERKVIGRVDCRGGPSPGWVHSFPATDHYVIVPEMPLRYCAQNLLKAEPTPLYKFQWHPESKAFMHVMCKTSGKIVASVEVPLFITFHFINAYEEEDEDGRVTAVIADCCEHNSNTDILERLRLQNLRSFNGQDVLPDAKVGRFRIPLDGSPNGTLEPALDPNEHGKGMDMCSINPNYLGKKYRYAYACGANRPCNFPNTLTKLDLELKKAKTWYDEGAVPSEPFFVARPGATEEDDGVVISIISGKNGEGYALLLDGSTFEEIARAEFPHGIPYGLHGCWVPKK